The following coding sequences lie in one Spirosoma sp. KUDC1026 genomic window:
- a CDS encoding glycerophosphodiester phosphodiesterase family protein, whose translation MKNCMVAGLLALSIAACSPKMNTRTATGGAYDYFKYTAGQRAKISVHRGGGDLKGYPENCIESFQYMARQIGTPKEPVIIECDIDLTKDSVMVMMHDATLDRTTTGTGKLIEKTYAELAPVRLEDNMGNVTPYKIPTLEDVLRWGKNKVTFTLDVKRNVSFEKVVDMVHKTGASGYVAVITYNAQDAAKLHKLDPNLMISVTIRNRSEYDRLHELGIPDNRMVAFVGVKEPDAELYTFLHQKGIACILGTLGNLDKQAAAKGNQVYKKFADNGADVMSTDRPLEVWEAVR comes from the coding sequence ATGAAAAACTGCATGGTTGCTGGTCTGCTGGCGCTCTCGATAGCTGCCTGTTCGCCCAAAATGAATACCCGTACGGCAACGGGTGGGGCGTATGATTACTTTAAGTACACAGCCGGTCAGCGCGCTAAAATATCGGTGCACCGGGGTGGGGGTGACCTGAAAGGCTATCCCGAAAACTGCATCGAGTCGTTTCAGTACATGGCCCGGCAGATCGGTACCCCGAAGGAGCCTGTCATTATCGAGTGCGACATCGACCTGACCAAAGACAGCGTGATGGTGATGATGCACGACGCAACCCTGGACCGCACGACGACCGGCACGGGCAAGCTCATCGAGAAAACCTACGCCGAACTGGCGCCGGTCCGGCTGGAGGATAACATGGGCAACGTAACGCCCTACAAAATACCGACCCTGGAAGACGTACTGCGCTGGGGAAAAAATAAAGTCACGTTTACGCTGGATGTCAAGCGGAACGTATCGTTCGAGAAAGTAGTCGACATGGTGCACAAAACGGGCGCCAGTGGCTACGTAGCGGTCATTACCTACAACGCCCAGGACGCAGCCAAACTGCACAAGCTCGACCCGAACCTGATGATTTCGGTTACAATTCGCAACCGGTCGGAGTATGACCGTCTGCATGAGCTGGGCATTCCTGATAACCGGATGGTAGCATTCGTCGGCGTTAAGGAGCCGGATGCTGAACTGTACACATTTCTGCATCAGAAAGGAATTGCCTGTATTCTCGGTACGCTGGGTAACCTCGACAAACAGGCGGCCGCCAAAGGCAATCAGGTCTATAAAAAATTTGCTGACAACGGGGCCGACGTGATGTCGACCGACCGTCCGCTGGAAGTTTGGGAAGCGGTCAGGTAG
- a CDS encoding glycoside hydrolase family 43 protein — MRLRSWLVALLLCVRLVNAQENRVPTFRKNVPLDSIRLSDPFILADKKTNTYYMTGTGGMLWKSPDLKRWEGPYAIAQTDPNSWMGPKPMIWAAELHNVKSKYYYFATFTNRAVKIDTVGQNVIERRASHVLVSDKPGGPYVPMRDATYLPPDKPTLDGTYWVDKDGKPYMVYCYEWLQNGNGTIEKIELKPDLSGSIGTGKLLFRASDSPWSREKDATGHDRPNKVTDGPFLFVTKTGRLGMLWTSWIYDVYTQGVAYSESGTLDGPWLQEKEPITPPNIGHGMLFRTFDGKLLLSAHSHKGINGRTIRVPRLFEADLSGDKLTIGKPYAP, encoded by the coding sequence ATGAGATTAAGAAGCTGGCTCGTGGCGTTGCTGCTCTGCGTAAGATTAGTCAACGCGCAGGAGAATAGAGTGCCTACGTTCCGTAAGAACGTGCCGCTGGATTCGATTCGGCTGAGCGACCCGTTTATTCTGGCCGACAAAAAAACGAACACGTATTACATGACCGGTACGGGCGGGATGCTCTGGAAAAGTCCCGATCTGAAACGGTGGGAGGGCCCGTATGCAATTGCGCAGACAGACCCGAACTCGTGGATGGGGCCGAAACCAATGATCTGGGCCGCCGAACTGCACAACGTCAAAAGCAAGTACTATTATTTTGCGACGTTTACCAACCGGGCTGTCAAGATCGATACGGTCGGACAAAACGTCATCGAACGCCGGGCCAGCCATGTACTCGTCAGCGACAAACCCGGTGGTCCGTACGTACCGATGCGCGACGCCACTTACCTGCCCCCCGACAAACCTACGCTGGACGGTACCTACTGGGTCGACAAAGACGGGAAGCCGTACATGGTATATTGCTACGAATGGCTACAGAATGGAAACGGTACGATCGAGAAAATCGAATTGAAGCCGGACCTGAGCGGGAGCATCGGGACGGGTAAACTGCTGTTCCGCGCCAGTGATTCGCCCTGGAGCCGCGAGAAAGACGCGACCGGCCACGATCGGCCGAATAAAGTCACCGATGGCCCTTTCCTGTTCGTGACTAAAACGGGTCGGCTGGGAATGCTCTGGACGAGCTGGATCTACGATGTATACACGCAGGGCGTAGCTTATTCAGAAAGCGGTACGCTGGATGGGCCGTGGCTGCAGGAAAAAGAACCCATTACGCCCCCCAACATCGGCCATGGTATGCTGTTCCGTACGTTCGATGGTAAATTACTCTTGTCGGCGCACAGCCATAAAGGAATAAACGGCCGTACCATTCGCGTCCCACGGCTGTTCGAAGCTGATTTATCCGGTGATAAATTGACGATTGGTAAGCCATATGCACCCTGA
- a CDS encoding YdeI/OmpD-associated family protein has product MHPDNQLLTFNAQIDIIGVNPFVTVPDDVLAELCRQAGKTRGAIPICGALNGKPYTQTLVRFKGAWRLYINTLMLKNSPRRIGEVVVLTIAHDPVDRTITAPPAWLAALDKAPEAKAVFNKLSPSMQKEIVRYLAKLKSEERLAENIEKAIGFLLGKNRFVGRDRP; this is encoded by the coding sequence ATGCACCCTGACAATCAGCTGCTGACCTTTAACGCACAAATCGACATCATTGGGGTAAACCCGTTTGTGACGGTACCCGACGACGTGCTGGCGGAGCTATGCAGGCAGGCGGGTAAAACCAGGGGCGCTATCCCAATCTGCGGGGCACTCAATGGCAAGCCGTACACGCAGACGCTGGTGCGCTTTAAAGGAGCCTGGCGGTTATACATCAATACCCTGATGCTGAAAAATTCGCCCCGGCGCATCGGCGAAGTCGTTGTGCTTACGATAGCTCATGATCCGGTTGACCGAACGATAACTGCTCCCCCGGCATGGCTGGCTGCGCTGGACAAAGCCCCCGAAGCAAAAGCGGTTTTTAATAAACTCAGCCCGTCGATGCAGAAAGAAATCGTGCGTTACCTCGCTAAATTAAAGTCAGAAGAACGGCTGGCGGAAAACATAGAGAAGGCTATTGGTTTTCTGCTCGGGAAAAACAGATTCGTTGGGCGCGACAGACCTTGA
- a CDS encoding SDR family oxidoreductase, with product MRVFLTGASGFVGSAIVQELIRAGHQVVGLVRSESSAKALTQAGGEPFMGDLGDIDGLKRGADAADAVIHTAFTHDFANFAAAAAADKQVIEAVGKTLAGSNRPLITTGGLLGIKPGNGDLITEDDASTSPVRLSEAATMAQTALGVRTSVIRLAPSVHGTGDHGFIATLINIARTKGVSAYIGEGTNRWPGVHRLDAARLYRLVLENGTAGSRYNGTAETGLPLRQIAELIGERLNLPVVSIDPDEAASHFGWMALFARMDAPSSNQQTRDRLGWEPTHPDLRNDLNAGFYFEQ from the coding sequence ATGCGCGTTTTTCTTACGGGAGCTTCCGGGTTTGTTGGCTCTGCTATTGTTCAGGAATTAATCCGTGCTGGTCATCAGGTCGTTGGACTGGTCCGCTCCGAATCGTCGGCCAAAGCCCTGACTCAGGCGGGGGGCGAACCGTTTATGGGCGACCTTGGCGACATCGACGGACTAAAGCGTGGAGCCGATGCGGCCGATGCCGTTATCCATACTGCCTTTACCCACGACTTCGCCAACTTTGCCGCTGCAGCCGCTGCGGATAAGCAAGTCATCGAAGCAGTTGGTAAAACGCTCGCGGGCTCAAACCGCCCGCTCATTACCACGGGTGGTTTGCTGGGCATAAAGCCCGGCAACGGTGATCTGATCACGGAAGACGATGCGTCGACTTCGCCGGTACGCCTGTCGGAAGCGGCTACCATGGCGCAGACCGCGTTGGGCGTGCGAACGTCGGTGATCCGGCTGGCGCCGTCGGTGCATGGCACTGGTGACCACGGCTTTATAGCGACGCTCATCAACATTGCCCGTACCAAAGGCGTTTCTGCCTACATCGGTGAGGGCACGAACCGCTGGCCCGGCGTACACCGACTCGACGCGGCCCGCTTGTATCGGTTGGTATTGGAAAACGGAACGGCTGGTAGCCGCTACAACGGAACGGCCGAAACGGGGCTGCCCCTACGGCAGATTGCAGAACTGATCGGTGAACGCCTGAATCTGCCCGTCGTGTCGATAGACCCCGACGAAGCAGCCAGTCATTTCGGCTGGATGGCGCTGTTCGCCCGTATGGATGCCCCTTCGTCAAATCAGCAGACGCGGGACCGGCTGGGCTGGGAACCTACCCACCCCGACTTACGCAACGATCTTAACGCGGGTTTTTATTTCGAGCAGTAA
- a CDS encoding Crp/Fnr family transcriptional regulator, which produces MNQFEHYLRAQTQLTDDDILRVRSCATSLTVRKRQPVLCAGDVCRHKLFVLTGLLRVYRVGQDGTESVMRFSAENQWAIDHESYTTETPSHCYIEALEDTTLLLWTKETMNELFAAMPAFRAFSDRLKDESHNKSLQRIFSNISHSAEEKYNAFVAENPTVFRRVPLHMVASYLGVTRETLSRIRQKHHQLR; this is translated from the coding sequence ATGAATCAGTTCGAGCACTACCTGCGCGCGCAAACCCAGCTTACCGACGACGACATCCTGCGCGTACGGAGTTGCGCCACCTCGCTAACCGTGCGGAAGCGCCAGCCGGTGCTTTGTGCCGGAGACGTATGCCGCCATAAACTGTTTGTGCTCACTGGATTGCTGCGGGTTTACCGGGTCGGACAGGATGGGACGGAATCGGTGATGCGGTTTTCCGCTGAGAACCAGTGGGCGATCGACCACGAAAGCTACACGACCGAAACACCGTCTCACTGCTACATCGAGGCCCTGGAAGATACTACGTTACTGCTGTGGACGAAGGAAACGATGAACGAACTGTTTGCGGCTATGCCCGCGTTCAGGGCGTTTTCGGACAGGCTAAAAGACGAGAGCCACAACAAAAGCCTGCAGCGGATTTTCAGCAACATCAGCCACTCGGCCGAGGAAAAATACAACGCGTTTGTTGCTGAAAACCCCACCGTCTTTCGGCGCGTGCCCCTGCATATGGTGGCGTCGTACCTGGGCGTGACGCGGGAAACGCTGAGCCGGATTCGTCAGAAGCATCATCAGCTCCGGTGA
- a CDS encoding cupin domain-containing protein, whose product MNTIESVNASDLPWQTVTEGVEKCMLRSLPGEKRTLIRIGAGREFPVHAHAVPDEVFVVDGVYVDPQVENGREFRAGAYLYYPVGTEHHATSPSGCTILVWNANR is encoded by the coding sequence ATGAACACAATTGAATCTGTAAACGCGTCGGACCTGCCGTGGCAGACGGTGACGGAGGGCGTAGAAAAATGCATGTTGCGGAGTTTGCCGGGCGAAAAACGGACGCTGATCCGTATCGGGGCTGGGCGGGAATTTCCGGTTCATGCACACGCGGTACCCGATGAGGTGTTCGTGGTCGATGGGGTGTATGTCGATCCGCAGGTGGAGAACGGCCGGGAATTCAGGGCGGGGGCCTATCTGTATTACCCCGTCGGGACGGAACACCACGCTACCAGCCCCAGCGGCTGCACGATTCTGGTCTGGAACGCCAACCGGTAG
- a CDS encoding sodium:calcium antiporter produces the protein MFTSLSLPVLLLIFSIAAAIVWKAGIALSDTTDVLDKRFNLGEALGGTIVLAIVTNLPEIAITISAAMSNKVELAVGNILGGIALQTVVLVILDAVGIGKQNTLTAEQSSLVPVLEGALVVTMLTLVVMGHQLPGDLGFARLTPDSVLLLGAWVAGVWLVGKAHKGLAWQTTLPAPSPKKKPSDDDKRSTGKSLLIFGLAALATLAGGVALEESGDAMSKQLGMDGVIFGATVLAAATSLPEVSTGLASVRNKDYTLAISDIFGGNAFLPVLLVLATVISGKPVLPTAQKSDIYLTGLGILVTIPYLYGALFRPKRQIARMGLDSFVVLVIYLVGAAGLFIIAK, from the coding sequence ATGTTTACTTCGTTATCGCTCCCCGTTTTATTACTGATTTTTAGTATCGCAGCTGCCATTGTCTGGAAAGCAGGCATTGCCCTGTCCGACACGACCGACGTACTCGACAAACGCTTCAACCTGGGCGAAGCGCTGGGCGGCACGATTGTTCTGGCTATCGTAACGAACCTACCCGAGATTGCCATTACCATCAGCGCGGCTATGAGCAACAAAGTTGAACTGGCGGTCGGGAATATTTTAGGCGGTATCGCCCTGCAAACGGTCGTACTGGTTATACTCGATGCCGTCGGGATTGGTAAGCAGAACACGCTTACGGCGGAGCAGTCGTCGTTGGTCCCGGTTCTGGAAGGGGCGCTGGTTGTTACTATGCTCACGCTCGTCGTGATGGGTCACCAGTTACCCGGTGACCTCGGGTTTGCTCGGCTTACACCAGACAGCGTGCTTTTGCTGGGTGCGTGGGTAGCTGGCGTATGGCTTGTTGGCAAAGCGCACAAAGGTCTGGCCTGGCAGACAACGTTGCCCGCACCGTCCCCGAAGAAGAAACCGTCGGACGACGACAAACGTAGCACGGGCAAATCGTTATTGATCTTTGGCCTTGCGGCACTGGCGACGCTGGCGGGTGGTGTGGCCCTGGAAGAAAGTGGCGACGCCATGTCGAAACAACTGGGTATGGACGGCGTTATTTTCGGGGCAACCGTACTGGCAGCTGCTACGTCACTCCCCGAAGTTTCGACGGGTCTGGCCTCTGTCAGAAACAAAGATTACACCCTGGCCATCAGCGATATCTTTGGTGGCAATGCATTTCTGCCCGTGCTGTTGGTACTGGCAACCGTCATTTCGGGCAAACCGGTGCTCCCCACGGCCCAGAAAAGCGATATTTATTTGACCGGGCTGGGTATACTGGTTACCATTCCGTACTTATACGGTGCGCTGTTTCGCCCCAAACGCCAGATCGCCCGGATGGGTCTCGATTCGTTCGTCGTGCTGGTCATCTACCTCGTCGGTGCAGCCGGGCTGTTCATAATTGCGAAGTAG
- a CDS encoding NAD(P)-dependent oxidoreductase encodes MKLAIIGASGFVGSALLNEALHRGHDVTAIVRHPEKITTSDSKLSTKAVDVSSVDELATVLTGHDAVLSAYNAGWTNPNLYDDFLNNSKAIEAATEQSGVKRLLVVGGAGSLEVAPGVQLVDTPQFPADWKTGATSARDYLTSLRQNTTLDWTFLSPAIMLQPGDRTGTFRLGTDHPVFNDKGESSISVNDLAVAVLDEIEQPQFIQQRFTLGY; translated from the coding sequence ATGAAACTCGCCATTATTGGAGCCTCCGGATTTGTTGGTTCAGCTCTGCTCAACGAAGCCTTACACCGTGGTCACGACGTAACAGCTATTGTCCGTCATCCCGAAAAAATCACCACCAGCGATTCAAAACTGTCAACAAAAGCAGTTGATGTTTCGAGCGTAGATGAGTTAGCCACAGTTCTGACGGGTCACGACGCCGTACTGAGCGCTTACAACGCGGGTTGGACGAACCCAAATCTCTACGACGATTTCCTGAACAACTCAAAAGCGATTGAAGCAGCCACCGAACAATCGGGTGTCAAGCGCCTGCTGGTAGTGGGTGGAGCCGGTAGCCTAGAAGTAGCACCGGGCGTACAACTGGTGGATACGCCCCAGTTTCCGGCGGATTGGAAAACGGGCGCTACGTCCGCCCGCGACTACCTGACCAGCCTGCGGCAGAACACGACACTGGACTGGACCTTTCTGAGTCCAGCGATCATGTTGCAGCCCGGCGACCGTACCGGTACATTCCGGCTGGGTACGGATCATCCCGTTTTCAACGATAAAGGCGAAAGCAGTATATCGGTGAATGATCTGGCCGTGGCCGTACTCGACGAGATCGAACAGCCCCAGTTTATCCAACAGCGCTTTACGCTGGGGTATTAA
- a CDS encoding Rrf2 family transcriptional regulator, translated as MNGRFAISLHILTLLTQADGAWLSSDYLAGSININPVLVRKELSNLRKRGLVISREGKNGGSTLAKPAEQILLSDVFQATHEGAFLGKARNSPNPDCPVGRQINQHLSSLYAEAERALLNQLGTKTLADFYQQFG; from the coding sequence ATGAACGGACGCTTTGCTATATCGCTGCATATTTTGACGCTGCTCACGCAGGCCGACGGCGCGTGGCTCTCGTCCGATTATCTGGCGGGTAGCATCAACATCAACCCGGTGCTGGTTCGCAAGGAGCTCAGCAATCTGCGCAAGCGTGGCCTGGTTATTAGTCGGGAAGGGAAAAATGGCGGTAGTACGCTGGCGAAACCCGCCGAGCAGATTTTGTTGTCAGATGTGTTTCAGGCTACGCACGAGGGTGCTTTTTTAGGTAAAGCCCGAAATAGCCCCAACCCGGACTGCCCCGTTGGCCGCCAGATCAATCAACACCTGAGTTCGCTCTATGCTGAGGCCGAACGGGCGTTGCTGAATCAACTGGGCACCAAGACGCTTGCTGATTTTTACCAGCAGTTCGGTTAA
- a CDS encoding DUF819 domain-containing protein, with product MTDSTLILAILCLNVVTCEWLAKKPGFGHIGTALLVILLTALEANLGLIPTTETLVYDGIFNYLAPFSLFLLLLGVNLNDVRQAGLPMLLMFLVGAVGTVVGTFVSVWAFSAPQTVGELFYALAGMFTGTYIGGSINFNAVALHYKVSKAGNLFVAATAADNIVTALWMVVTLSLPRLLQRRFPRQLATVSTMAVKTASSAGDIPSQKPIAVADPFSDAETVNPSDLGILLALGFGAIFFSQQLTALLPTLPFVLILTTFALILAQFRVVNRLRGSRLLGLFGIYIFLAVIGAYCDVAALLHDGQLAIVLFGIILVLVLTHALILFGIGALLRQDWDVLSIVSQANVGGATSALALARSLNRADLQLPAVLVGTLGNAIGTYLGILVAEVLR from the coding sequence GTGACTGATTCTACCCTTATTCTGGCAATTCTCTGCCTGAACGTCGTTACCTGTGAATGGCTGGCTAAAAAGCCAGGTTTCGGGCACATCGGCACTGCGTTGCTGGTCATTCTGCTGACCGCGCTGGAAGCTAATCTTGGTCTGATTCCCACAACCGAAACGCTCGTTTACGACGGAATCTTCAACTACCTTGCCCCGTTTTCGCTGTTTCTGCTGCTGTTGGGTGTCAATCTGAACGATGTGCGCCAGGCGGGGTTACCCATGCTGCTTATGTTTCTGGTGGGTGCCGTGGGAACTGTTGTTGGTACGTTCGTAAGCGTCTGGGCTTTTTCGGCCCCCCAAACCGTTGGTGAGCTGTTCTATGCGCTGGCGGGGATGTTTACCGGTACCTACATTGGCGGCAGTATTAACTTCAATGCGGTTGCCCTTCACTACAAGGTGTCAAAGGCTGGTAATTTATTTGTGGCAGCCACAGCGGCCGACAACATTGTAACCGCGCTCTGGATGGTCGTTACGCTGAGTCTGCCCCGCCTGCTGCAGCGCCGGTTTCCGCGTCAGCTGGCCACTGTTTCCACGATGGCTGTGAAGACGGCCTCGTCGGCGGGCGATATACCGTCGCAGAAACCTATCGCCGTTGCTGATCCCTTCTCGGACGCTGAAACCGTGAACCCGAGTGATCTGGGTATTCTGCTGGCGCTGGGTTTTGGGGCAATTTTTTTTTCGCAGCAACTGACGGCGTTGTTACCTACCCTTCCATTTGTACTGATACTGACAACCTTTGCCTTAATTCTGGCGCAATTCCGTGTAGTCAACCGTTTGCGCGGGAGTCGCCTGCTGGGTCTGTTCGGGATATACATTTTCCTAGCCGTGATTGGTGCTTACTGCGACGTAGCCGCCCTGCTGCATGACGGTCAGCTGGCCATCGTGTTATTTGGTATTATTCTGGTGCTGGTACTGACTCATGCCCTGATCCTGTTCGGTATAGGGGCGTTGCTGCGGCAGGACTGGGACGTGCTGAGTATTGTTTCTCAGGCGAACGTTGGGGGGGCGACCTCCGCGCTGGCGTTGGCCCGCAGTCTGAACCGGGCCGATCTACAACTGCCCGCCGTGCTGGTTGGAACGTTGGGCAATGCCATCGGCACGTACCTGGGTATCCTGGTCGCGGAGGTGCTGCGCTGA
- a CDS encoding carbon-nitrogen hydrolase family protein has translation MHIQTRPLQKEDYHDLKEAMIEVYSGIGGDYWQKSNIVKLLNIFPEGQFCVEVDGKVVACALAIRVKYSDFGDNHTYAQITGNYTFKTHSDDGDYMYGIEVFVHPEYRDLRLGRRLYDARKEVCEQLNLKGILAGGRIPNYSKYADELTPREYIAKVKQKEIYDPTLTFQLSNDFHVRKVLRGYLPGDTESKEYATLLEWINIYYVDEKDKKPHTDSIIRIGVIQWQMRLFKNLTAFLEQVEFYVNAVSDYRADFMVLPEFFNTPLMADFNDLPEPVAIRKLADYTEPVREKLCELAISYNVNIVGGSMPLVDEDGKLYNVAYLCRRDGSWEEYRKIHITPNEVKHYGMVGGNEIRAFDTDCGKVGMVICYDVEFPELGRILAQQGMQILFVPFLTDTQNGYSRVRHCAQARAIENECYVAISGCVGNLPRVQNMDINYAQSAVFTPSDFQFPTNAVKAEATTNTEMVLIADVDLSLLKELHEQGSVQVLKDRRTDLYDVKVKKMARKAAERKADPENSPEQVAPVIVVAQ, from the coding sequence ATGCATATACAGACCAGACCTTTACAGAAGGAAGATTACCATGACCTCAAAGAGGCCATGATTGAAGTGTATAGCGGCATTGGCGGTGACTATTGGCAGAAGAGCAACATCGTTAAACTGCTCAATATTTTCCCCGAAGGCCAGTTCTGCGTGGAGGTAGACGGTAAAGTGGTAGCCTGTGCGCTGGCCATCCGGGTTAAATACAGCGACTTTGGCGATAACCATACATATGCCCAGATTACTGGCAACTATACCTTCAAGACCCATAGCGATGACGGCGATTACATGTACGGCATCGAAGTGTTCGTTCACCCGGAGTACCGCGACCTGCGTTTGGGACGGCGGCTGTACGACGCCCGGAAAGAGGTATGTGAGCAGCTAAACCTGAAGGGTATTCTGGCAGGAGGCCGCATACCGAACTATAGCAAATACGCCGATGAGCTGACCCCTCGCGAGTACATCGCGAAGGTGAAACAAAAAGAGATTTACGATCCAACACTGACGTTTCAGCTTTCCAACGATTTCCACGTTCGGAAAGTCCTGCGGGGTTATCTGCCCGGCGATACGGAGTCGAAAGAATACGCCACTCTGCTGGAGTGGATCAATATCTACTACGTCGACGAAAAAGATAAGAAGCCGCACACCGATTCCATTATCCGGATTGGCGTGATTCAGTGGCAGATGCGGCTGTTCAAGAACTTAACCGCGTTTCTGGAACAGGTCGAGTTCTATGTCAACGCCGTGAGCGACTACCGGGCCGATTTCATGGTGCTGCCCGAGTTTTTCAATACGCCCCTCATGGCCGATTTCAATGATCTACCGGAGCCGGTCGCCATTCGAAAACTGGCCGACTATACCGAACCGGTGCGCGAAAAACTCTGTGAACTGGCTATTTCCTACAATGTCAACATCGTGGGGGGCTCGATGCCGCTCGTTGATGAGGACGGGAAGCTCTATAACGTAGCCTACCTCTGCCGCCGGGATGGATCGTGGGAAGAGTACCGTAAGATTCACATCACCCCGAACGAAGTAAAACACTACGGTATGGTGGGCGGCAACGAAATCCGGGCGTTCGACACCGATTGCGGTAAGGTCGGCATGGTGATCTGCTACGACGTCGAATTCCCCGAGCTGGGCCGGATTCTGGCGCAGCAGGGCATGCAGATTCTGTTCGTGCCGTTCCTGACGGATACGCAGAACGGTTACTCGCGGGTCCGGCACTGCGCCCAGGCGCGGGCCATCGAGAACGAGTGTTACGTAGCGATTTCAGGCTGCGTAGGCAACCTGCCCCGCGTGCAGAACATGGACATTAACTACGCGCAGTCGGCGGTGTTTACCCCCTCCGATTTCCAGTTTCCGACCAACGCCGTCAAGGCCGAAGCAACAACCAACACCGAAATGGTACTGATCGCTGACGTGGACCTAAGCCTGTTGAAAGAACTGCACGAGCAGGGTTCCGTTCAGGTGCTCAAAGACCGTCGGACGGACCTATACGACGTAAAAGTTAAGAAAATGGCCCGCAAAGCGGCCGAGCGCAAAGCTGATCCGGAGAATAGTCCAGAGCAGGTAGCACCGGTCATTGTCGTGGCGCAGTAG
- a CDS encoding threonine aldolase family protein, giving the protein MLIDLRSDTVTQPTPAMREAMFSAELGDDVLGDDPTVNALEAKAAALFGMEAALFCASGTMTNQLAIRTHCRPGDDVICDYLSHVYQYEGGGISVNALASVSLPKGERGKLRPDLIREYIYNPTDPHKPLSRLVVIENTVNKGGGCYYTVPEIAAIRQVCDEHGLILHLDGARLFNALVETGEPTEAYGQLFHSISICLSKGLGCPVGSLLLGSADFIRQARRFRKLMGGGWRQAGFLAAAGIYALDHHVDRLKIDHARARKIGQILEQVPEVESILPIDTNIVIFQLPETILATDYVSKLETMGIRGVAFGKHQVRFVTHLDLTDEHVDQLATLLIS; this is encoded by the coding sequence ATGTTAATCGACTTACGCAGCGATACCGTAACGCAACCCACGCCCGCCATGCGCGAGGCTATGTTCTCCGCCGAACTAGGGGACGATGTACTGGGCGACGACCCGACCGTTAACGCCCTCGAAGCCAAAGCAGCCGCCCTGTTTGGCATGGAGGCCGCCCTGTTCTGCGCGTCGGGCACGATGACCAATCAGCTCGCCATCCGGACCCACTGCCGCCCCGGCGACGACGTGATCTGCGACTATCTCTCCCACGTTTATCAGTACGAAGGCGGTGGCATTTCGGTGAATGCCCTGGCCTCGGTCAGTCTGCCCAAAGGGGAGCGGGGAAAGTTAAGACCGGACCTGATCCGGGAATACATTTACAATCCTACGGATCCGCACAAACCCCTGTCGCGGTTAGTGGTTATCGAGAACACGGTTAACAAAGGGGGCGGCTGCTATTACACCGTTCCCGAGATTGCGGCTATCCGACAGGTGTGCGACGAACACGGCCTGATCCTGCATCTCGACGGCGCCCGCCTGTTCAACGCCCTGGTCGAAACGGGTGAACCGACCGAAGCGTACGGGCAGCTCTTTCATTCCATCAGCATCTGCCTCTCCAAAGGGTTGGGCTGCCCGGTTGGATCGCTGCTGCTAGGCTCCGCTGATTTTATTCGGCAGGCACGCCGGTTCCGCAAACTTATGGGTGGAGGCTGGCGGCAGGCGGGATTCCTGGCCGCTGCCGGTATTTACGCGCTGGACCATCATGTCGACCGACTGAAAATTGATCATGCCCGGGCCCGTAAGATTGGTCAGATCCTGGAGCAGGTTCCCGAGGTCGAATCGATCCTGCCCATCGACACCAACATTGTCATTTTCCAGCTTCCCGAAACCATCCTGGCAACGGATTATGTTAGTAAACTGGAAACGATGGGCATCCGCGGTGTCGCGTTTGGCAAACACCAGGTCCGTTTTGTGACGCACCTGGACCTGACCGATGAGCATGTCGACCAGCTTGCTACGTTGCTCATTTCCTAG